A portion of the Ricinus communis isolate WT05 ecotype wild-type chromosome 10, ASM1957865v1, whole genome shotgun sequence genome contains these proteins:
- the LOC8282020 gene encoding UTP--glucose-1-phosphate uridylyltransferase: MTIHSIVIQKLLSTNAHLGRRVAAQHFKIYTYGIRNSQAIIDSDKTLICLRNAASFISHLARDKKARFLFVNTNPLFDEIVEQMTKKIGIYSPRDNVMWRMGGFLTNSFSPKKFRSRNKKVCFGPIQPPDCVVVLDTERKSSVILEADRLQVPIVALVDSTMPWEYFKKIAYPVPANDSVQFVYLFCNMITKTFLLEQKKLRALKGDVKEELAVSKKESREEGQQIEQTKSESKISSAMDELLLVPFQNLPPFSDDIAEIKQLLEKLVVVKFNGSLGTTLGFGGPKSIIEVHNGLTSLDLIVNQIESLNSKYGCRIPLVIMNTTRTHDDTLKVLGKYSKSSIDILPFCLGEHLQPESVDEQNTEAKLYPSDDAAAFFSLMKSGTLDVLLTQGKEYVQIVSSDSTAATIDPKILNHLAQHKIEYCMEVTPTTSTYLRNNIVTQRQGRFQLTEITQNPSKHAMEKFKFIDTRNLWVNLKAIQRLVDTDTLNLSTPKGVDDKASSLPETSINSAIRVFEQPIGLIVPQYQFVPLNATSDLLLLQSDLYSSAGGNLVPNTVRANPVNPSIDLGPEFEKVSDFQSRFKSIPSIVGLDSLKVTGDVWFGAGVALKGRVSIVAEPGIKLEIPDGVVLDNTEIKDPADI, from the exons ATGACGATCCACTCCATTGTAATCCAGAAACTACTAAGCACAAACGCCCATTTGGGCCGCCGTGTCGCCGCCCAACACTTTAAGATCTATACCTACGGAATCAGGAATTCTCAGGCCATAATCGATTCCgataaaaccctaatttgtcTTCGAAATGCTGCTAGCTTTATTTCTCATCTTGCGCGCGACAAGAAAGCACGGTTCTTGTTTGTTAACACGAATCCTCTTTTTGATGAGATCGTTGAGCAAATGACTAAAAAGATTGGGATTTATAGCCCTAGAGATAATGTTATGTGGAGAATGGGTGGTTTCTTGACTAATAGTTTTAGCCCTAAAAAGTTTAGGTCTAGAAATAAAAAG GTTTGTTTTGGACCAATACAACCACCAGATTGTGTGGTGGTGTTGGATACAGAGAGGAAGAGTTCAGTGATTTTGGAGGCTGATAGACTGCAAGTTCCGATTGTAGCTCTGGTTGATTCCACTATGCCATGGGAATATTTTAAGAAGATTGCTTATCCGGTGCCGGCTAATGATTCGGTCCAGTTTGTGTATTTGTTTTGCAATATGATTACCAAGACTTTCTTACTTGAGCAGAAGAAGTTGAGAGCTTTGAAAGGAGATGTTAAAGAAGAGCTTGCTGTTTCTAAGAAAGAATCCAG GGAGGAAGGACAGCAGATCGAGCAAACCAAGAGTGAGAGCAAGATAAGCTCTGCAATGGATGAACTTTTGCTTGTTCCTTTTCAGAACTTACCGCCTTTTTCTGATG ATATTGCGGAAATTAAGCAGCTTTTGGAGAAGCTTGTGGTGGTCAAGTTCAATGGCTCCTTGGGAACCACACTGGGGTTCGGTGGACCCAA GTCTATAATTGAAGTTCATAATGGTTTGACATCGCTGGActtaattgttaatcaaaTTGAG TCTCTTAATTCCAAGTACGGGTGCCGTATACCTTTGGTTATTATGAACACAACCAGAACGCATGATGATACCTTGAag GTTTTGGGAAAATATTCCAAATCAAGTATTGATATTCTTCCTTTTTGCCTG GGCGAACATCTTCAACCAGAATCTGTTGATGAGCAGAATACTGAGGCTAAATT ATATCCTTCTGATGATGCTGCAGCTTTCTTTTCCCTGATGAAAAGTGGAACTCTTGATGTTTTATTGACTCAG GGAAAGGAGTATGTACAAATAGTTAGCTCAGATAGCACAGCTGCCACAATTGATCCCA AAATCTTGAATCATTTGGCCCAACACAAGATTGAATACTGTATGGAG GTGACACCAACCACATCAACTTATTTAAGGAATAATATTGTTACTCAACGCCAAGGGAGGTTTCAG CTTACAGAAATTACTCAGAATCCTTCTAAGCAT GCGATGGAGAAGTTCAAATTTATTGATACAAGAAACCT ATGGGTGAATTTGAAAGCCATCCAAAGGCTTGTTGATACTGATACACTGAATCTTTCTACTCCAAAG GGAGTAGATGATAAAGCAAGTAGTTTGCCAGAAACATCTATTAATTCAGCAATACGG GTTTTTGAGCAACCTATTGGCTTAATTGTCCCCCAATATCAGTTTGTTCCACTAAATGCAACATCAGACTTGCTTCTTCTCCAG TCTGATCTGTATTCATCTGCTGGTGGCAACTTAGTTCCGAATACAGTTAGAGCTAACCCTGTGAATCCATCTATTGATTTAGGACCTGAATTTGAAAAG GTCAGTGACTTTCAGAGTCGCTTCAAATCCATTCCTAGCATAGTTGGGCTGGATAGCTTGAAGGTGACTGGTGACGTGTGGTTTGGAGCTGGTGTGGCTCTCAAG GGGAGAGTAAGTATAGTAGCAGAGCCTGGGATAAAATTGGAAAT